The Fundulus heteroclitus isolate FHET01 chromosome 13, MU-UCD_Fhet_4.1, whole genome shotgun sequence genome contains a region encoding:
- the crabp2b gene encoding cellular retinoic acid-binding protein 2, whose protein sequence is MENKVTDFSGKWKMKSSENFEELLKALSVNVFLRKIAVAAASSPAVEITQQGETLSIKTSTSVRTTNVSFTVGQSFSEATVDGRPCTSFPKWETDRKISCEQTLLKGDGPKTSWTRELTNDGELILTMTAGDVVCTRVYERE, encoded by the exons ATGGAGAACAAAGTGACAGATTTCTCTGGGAAATGGAAAATGAAGTCATCGGAAAACTTCGAGGAGCTTCTGAAAGCTCTCA GTGTCAACGTATTCCTGAGGAAGATCGCGGTGGCCGCGGCCTCCAGCCCGGCAGTGGAAATCACTCAGCAAGGAGAAACCCTGTCCATCAAGACATCCACCAGCGTCCGCACCACCAACGTGTCCTTCACCGTGGGTCAGTCCTTCAGCGAGGCAACAGTGGACGGACGGCCCTGCACG AGTTTTCCGAAGTGGGAGACAGACCGAAAGATTAGCTGTGAACAGACTTTACTCAAAGGCGATGGACCAAAGACTTCATGGACCAGAGAACTGACCAACGACGGAGAGCTCATACTG ACGATGACTGCCGGGGATGTTGTCTGCACCAGAGTTTATGAGAGGGAATGA